TCTGAATTAACTCAAGCTATTAGAAAAGCCTCAGAAGAGTAGTTTTCAGCTACTCTTACATCTTATTTTTATTTAATTTTAAACATAGTCTTATTAGGTGTGCTTATGTTAAATTCATTATATATTAAAGCAATTGCTAAAAGAGGCACAATTAAAGAAATTATACCAAACAATGAATCTAAATTATCAATTGAAGATTATTGGGAAGATAAAAAAATTTTTGAAAGTCCTGCTAAGTTTTCTATTGGGGCAGGAGATGGAAGTTATAATAAAAAAAAATTTTTAAATTCTAATTTTTATGCAGTTGCAGCAGAATCGTTAATTTTTGATAATGAACTTAAACAAATAGAATATTGTGACTTAGAACAAATTGAACCTGTTTCTTTTCTTGATGAACTTCTAAGTTATTATATGTCTATTTTTGAGTTAAAATGTTCACTAAGAGCAATTCGAGATTATAATGTTGATTATTATTATATTGATGGTTCAATTTATGGAGATTTATTAAACCCTTATCCTAAAGGGGCTAAATCTCCTTTTAACTTTAAAGAAGATATTTCTGGTGATGTTTTAGATAGGTTTGTAAAGGCAATTCATGAAATGGAAGATGATGGTTTATCTTTTATGAAAATCAAAAAACATCCTTTATTAAAACCGTTTAATAAAAATATTTATGAAAGAGATTTATATTTATCTTCTTTTGAAAGATTATTAGTTTTAAAAGAATTATTGGAATATCCAAAACAAATAATATCTATTTCAAAATCTTCATCTGCTAATGATATTTTTGAGAGCAATATTCCAGATATAGCTATTTTTGATAAATACACTACAAAACAAGGGATTTCATCTAAAATACTTTATTTAACTGTTAGTAATAAGGTTAACGTTACTTTTCCAGT
This genomic window from Methanobrevibacter oralis contains:
- a CDS encoding DNA double-strand break repair nuclease NurA; amino-acid sequence: MLNSLYIKAIAKRGTIKEIIPNNESKLSIEDYWEDKKIFESPAKFSIGAGDGSYNKKKFLNSNFYAVAAESLIFDNELKQIEYCDLEQIEPVSFLDELLSYYMSIFELKCSLRAIRDYNVDYYYIDGSIYGDLLNPYPKGAKSPFNFKEDISGDVLDRFVKAIHEMEDDGLSFMKIKKHPLLKPFNKNIYERDLYLSSFERLLVLKELLEYPKQIISISKSSSANDIFESNIPDIAIFDKYTTKQGISSKILYLTVSNKVNVTFPVYDKFFKELIFTVFYARLEDNKSVLKIELPYEASRDEVYSIVEKIKKYSTDGYPYLLNKAHNDVVITDRNIKELIKIAKINEKTNREMLG